TCATCCCCGGTTTCAGTTCTTCCACTGCAATGGTGGGGATGGCCGCCAGGGCCAGGGAAGCCATTGCCAGAACGCAGCCCAGGGCCAGTACCAGGATGCGTTTCCACTTGAAACAGCGCATATTTCCTCCTATAAAAGAGGGCTGTCGCCTGACGTGACAGCCCTTTTGCTTCTTTGTTTACGGTTCAATCTGAGCAACAACCTGATCCGCTGCGATCGTGCTGCCCGGAGAAACTTCCACCGACACCACTTTGCCGTTGCAGTTTGCGCGGGCAGCCGGTGCTGTCCCCGCCAGGGTCTTCACCGTCACCAGCACAGCGCCTTCCGAAACCTGGCTGCCCACAGAAACCGTGGAGACCACTGTACCGGAAAGACTGCTCTTCTGCGGTTTCAACCCGGCCGCCTGGGCTACACCCAGGGCCAGTAACACCATCAGCAAGGCTGCTGCCCATATTTTTCTGTTTTTCAGGATTTTGTGTAACATGATCAGCACCTCTTTTCCATCGTTTGTTTATTATATACCGAAGTCGAGGAGGGATGCAAGGGGGTGCTTATTTCCTGAACACGCCCAGTGCCACGCGGACCGGTCGTTCGCTGCCGTCGCTGGGATCGTTCATGATCCTGCCGTTCACCACCATCTCGCTGGATCCGCCGCCATCGAAATTCATGGCCCGATCAGCCCCCAGGCTGACGAAATACCGAGCGAACTCGTCCAGGGTGAATCCGGCGCTGTCATCGCTGCGGCCGTCGGCCACCACAATGAGCACAGTACCGTCCTTTTTGATGCCCACACCGGTCCGGGGCGCCCGTCCATCAGCAATATCCGGGGCGATTTCCTCCTCCCCGCTGGTGACAGCCACCTGCCCGTCCCGCACCAGCTGGGGGCCGGCCGATCCAACGGACGCCGCACTGTCGGCCACCGGATTGCCCAGTGTCTGGCGGAGGGTCACCCGGTCGCCCCGGCGCAGCCCGTTCAGGAAGGCCGCCGCAGTCCCATTGCCCGACAGGACAGTGCTGCCGGCAGTGAGGGGCATGCTGCCCGCCCGGCTGATGTCGCTGACCACTCCGTTCACCAGTTTCACTTCCGTTCCATACCTGTTGGTATCGGTGGTATCGTCATATCCGTCGTTGAACAGGATCAACTCGTTCTCCAGACGCATCCGGTCCACGCCGGTAATAGCAAAGCTTTTCCCGTCAGGACGGGTCACCGTACCGCTGTAGGAAAGCCCGGGCTGGATGGAGGGCGTACCGGTCTTTGGAATGATCAGGCCTGTACGGGGCGTCGTTTCCATGCCCAGCCACTTGCCCTGGATCTTCAGGTTTCCCACCACCCAGATATCACTGTCGAAGTAGGAGGCATTCACCAGGGCTACGGCACCGGACCGTTTCTGGATCATGGTCAGGGTCCCCTTCTGGATGGTCCTGCCATAACCGGGGATGAAGTCCAGCTTGAACTCGCTGGAAGGTGCCAGGGTCAGGGTATAGGTCTTTACCTGGCCGGCCCCATAGTTCACCCGGGCCGCTTTATAGGTAAGGCCCTTCCCCAGCCACTGGCCGGAACCGGAAGATTTCCCCGGGGTGCTCGCCCCACTGCCGGTACGGGGAAAATCCACCACCAGCCGCTGGGGATTCTTCAGCAGAAAAACCTTATAGGCGGGCACTGTCCTGCGGAACACCACCACCAGCCGGCTGCCGCTGCCAGAGGGCTCCAGCGTGGCTTTCTGGATCCGCGGGTCCCGCAGCCGCACCATCTGGGTCCGGTCGGTTTTGCCTTTCAGGGTGATGATCAGCTGGTTGCCTACCACCCGGCTGGTATACCCCACCGGCTCATCCAGGTTCATGACCACCCGGGCCCGATTCGGATTCACTCCTCC
This window of the Acidaminococcus timonensis genome carries:
- a CDS encoding phosphodiester glycosidase family protein, with product MVLQQSYRKWISRFLLAGMLVTAGLPVAQAARVSQLRGGVNPNRARVVMNLDEPVGYTSRVVGNQLIITLKGKTDRTQMVRLRDPRIQKATLEPSGSGSRLVVVFRRTVPAYKVFLLKNPQRLVVDFPRTGSGASTPGKSSGSGQWLGKGLTYKAARVNYGAGQVKTYTLTLAPSSEFKLDFIPGYGRTIQKGTLTMIQKRSGAVALVNASYFDSDIWVVGNLKIQGKWLGMETTPRTGLIIPKTGTPSIQPGLSYSGTVTRPDGKSFAITGVDRMRLENELILFNDGYDDTTDTNRYGTEVKLVNGVVSDISRAGSMPLTAGSTVLSGNGTAAAFLNGLRRGDRVTLRQTLGNPVADSAASVGSAGPQLVRDGQVAVTSGEEEIAPDIADGRAPRTGVGIKKDGTVLIVVADGRSDDSAGFTLDEFARYFVSLGADRAMNFDGGGSSEMVVNGRIMNDPSDGSERPVRVALGVFRK